The Deltaproteobacteria bacterium genome includes the window TACCCTGCATTAAGCTTTATTTCTGTTTTTCGCAGATTTGCCACTAACAAATTAACTAAATCTTGATGATCTACGGGCTCAAGCTGATGTTCTTTGCAGCGGTCACGATTGTGTTGGCGTTAACGACCATCACGATCGGGCTGTTCGAGCGCCATGGCAAGGTCGCCTATCGCGTCAATCGTTTTTGGACCTGGATCATTCTATGGGCCGGCGGCGTGTCGCTCAAAGTCCGAGGGCTGGAGCATATCGACCCGCGCCAACCATATATTTTCATGGTCAATCATCAGAGCAACGTCGACATCCCGGTGCTGGTGCAAAGCTTGCCGCAGTTTCAGCTGCGCTGGGTCGCCAAAAAAGAACTACTAAAGGTGCCCTTCTTCGGTTGGGCCATGTGGGCGACCAAACACGTAACGGTGGATCGCAACGATCCGCAGGGCGCGGTGCGCAGCTTGAAAGTAGCCCAGGAACGAATGGCCGCCGGCATCTCGATTGTGGTTTTCCCCGAAGGCACGCGCAGCCGCGACGGCAAGCTGCAGCGCTTCAAGAAAGGCGGCTTTTTGTTGGCGGCCCAGGCGGGTAAGCCGATCGTGCCGGTGACGATCAACGGCAGCGGACGGCTGCTGCCCTCCGGCGCGTTCCAGCTCCGCCCCGGAACCATCGAAGTAACCGTGGATAAACCGGTGTCGGTGGTAGGTTTTCGCGCCGGCAACCTGCGCCTGCTGTCGAACCAGGTGCGCGACACGATCCAGTCGCATCTCAACGGCAGAGACGCGAACACCACCGCCAATCGGCGCGAACAAGGCGATCTGGCCGCAATGCCGCTGGAGAAACCGACAACTTAATTATTATGGAACCGATCCGAATCATCCCCCTCGGCGGCCTGGGCGAGTTTGGCCTCAACATGATGTTGGTCGAGTATGGCGACGACGCCATCGCCATCGATTGCGGCCTGATGTTTCCCGGCGCCGATCTTTTGGGCATCGACCTGGTCATCCCCGACATCGGCTACCTGCTCGAACAGCGCGACAAGCTCAAAGCGATCATTTTGACCCACGCCCACGAAGACCACGTCGGCGCCCTGCCCTACGTTTTGAAGCATTTTGACGTGCCGATCTACGGCTCGCGTCTGACGCTGGGTTTACTAGCTAACAAACTCAAAGAACACGACCTCGAAGACGGCGCCGATATCCACGAAATCACCGCCGGCGAACCCTGGGCCGTCGGCCCGTTCAAGATCGAAGGCATCCGCGTCACCCACAGTCTGGTCGATTGCCTGGCGCTCGCCATCGAAACCCCGGCCGGCGTCATTATTCACACCGGCGATTTCAAAATCGACAACACGCCCATGGAAGGCGAAATGTTCGACTTCCAGCGCTTTGCCGCCTACGGCGAAAAGGGCGTGCTCTTATTGCTGTCGGATTCGACCAACGTCGAGCGGCGCGGCCACACGCCATCGGAGCGCGAGGTCGCCAGCAATTTAGAACAGATCATCGCCGGCAGCACCGGCAAAGTGCTGGTCTCGACTTTTTCGTCGAGCATCCCGCGCATTCAGCAAGTGATGGAAATTTCCGAGCGCTGCGATCGGCGCGTGGTCTTGAGCGGCCGGAGCATGATTCGCAACTGCCAGGTGGCCAGCGATCTCGGCTATCTCCACCTGCCGCGCGGCATCATGAACGACAGCGAGCGCTGGTCGGATTTGCCGCCGGACCGCGTAACTCTATTGACCACCGGCAGCCAGGGCGAACCCTTGTCCGTTTTGCACCGGGTTGCGCTGGACGATCACAAGACCATCAAAGTCACGAGCGGCGATACAGTAATATTGTCGTCGAAGTTTATTCCCGGCAACGAAAAGACCATTTCCAACATGATCAACCACCTCTACCGGCGGGGCGCCGAGGTGCACTACGAAAAGGTTTCCGAGATCCATGTTTCCGGCCATGCCAGCCAAGAAGAGTTGAAGATCATGCTGCAGTTGACCCGGCCGCGCTACTTCGTGCCGATCCACGGCGAGTACCGCCATCTGTGCAAGCATCGCCAGCTCGCCCAGGACGTCGGTGTGCCGGTGGAAAACTGCTTCATCCTTGAAGACGGCGACGTGTTGGAAATTGACAAACACCGCGCCGCAAAGACCAAGCCCATACAAGTGGGCCGGGTTTTCGTCGACGGCAACAGCGTCGGCGACGTCGGCGACATCGTCATCCGCGACCGCCGCCATTTATCGGAAGACGGCATGGTGCTAGCGGTCATGGCGATCCATCAACAGACCGGCGAGCTGGTCGCCGGGCCGGACCTGATTTCGCGCGGCTTCATGAGCCCGGAAGAGAGCGAAGAAGTGCTGGAGCAGGCGCGCAAAGCCGTGCTGGAAACGTTGAACGGGCTAAACAAAGAAAGCCGCACCGACCCGGCCGAGCTGCAAGAAGAAGTGCGCAAGACGCTGCGGCGCTATTTCCGCAAGAAACTGGAACGGCGGCCCGTGGTGCTGCCTTATATCATCGAAACGTGAGCGTGGCAGAAGAGCAAAAAACGGTTCACCACCAAGACACCAAGGACACGAAGTTTGGCACCAGAAGTTTTTTGAAACTTTTTTCTTTTCTTCCCTTCGTGCTCTTCGTGCCGCTTCGTGGTGAAATTGGATTGAAGTGATCATGGAAAAAGGACGTTTAACTCGCGAAATCTGGGGCGTGGTGCTGTTTCTCACAGTGCTGCTCATCACCATTAGCCTCCTGTCGTTCGACGTCAAGGACCGCTCGTTCAACACCCCGTCGGGCTTGGTGCAGACCCATAATTGGGGCGGTTTTTTGGGCGCCTACCTCGCCGATATGCTGCTCCAAGGCTTCGGCCTGTCGTCGTTTTTGTTTCCGGTGTTTGGCGCCATGATCGCTTTTCAGCTCTTTCGCGCCCAGTTTAAAGGCATCTCGTGGCTCAAGACTTTGGGCTACGGGGTGTTTTTTCTCAGCGTAGCGGTGACGATCAGCATTTTCATCGATGCCGAAAACGCCCGCGAAGCCGGCGGCATTGTCGGCGGCTTTTTCAAAGAAGCGATTCTGGTGCCTTGGTTCGGCCGCATCAGCGCGACGTTGATTACGCTTGCGGCGCTGTTGCTCTCGCTCATGCTGCTGACGCAGAACTCTTTGGCGGACCTGT containing:
- a CDS encoding 1-acyl-sn-glycerol-3-phosphate acyltransferase, producing the protein MIYGLKLMFFAAVTIVLALTTITIGLFERHGKVAYRVNRFWTWIILWAGGVSLKVRGLEHIDPRQPYIFMVNHQSNVDIPVLVQSLPQFQLRWVAKKELLKVPFFGWAMWATKHVTVDRNDPQGAVRSLKVAQERMAAGISIVVFPEGTRSRDGKLQRFKKGGFLLAAQAGKPIVPVTINGSGRLLPSGAFQLRPGTIEVTVDKPVSVVGFRAGNLRLLSNQVRDTIQSHLNGRDANTTANRREQGDLAAMPLEKPTT
- a CDS encoding ribonuclease J; the protein is MEPIRIIPLGGLGEFGLNMMLVEYGDDAIAIDCGLMFPGADLLGIDLVIPDIGYLLEQRDKLKAIILTHAHEDHVGALPYVLKHFDVPIYGSRLTLGLLANKLKEHDLEDGADIHEITAGEPWAVGPFKIEGIRVTHSLVDCLALAIETPAGVIIHTGDFKIDNTPMEGEMFDFQRFAAYGEKGVLLLLSDSTNVERRGHTPSEREVASNLEQIIAGSTGKVLVSTFSSSIPRIQQVMEISERCDRRVVLSGRSMIRNCQVASDLGYLHLPRGIMNDSERWSDLPPDRVTLLTTGSQGEPLSVLHRVALDDHKTIKVTSGDTVILSSKFIPGNEKTISNMINHLYRRGAEVHYEKVSEIHVSGHASQEELKIMLQLTRPRYFVPIHGEYRHLCKHRQLAQDVGVPVENCFILEDGDVLEIDKHRAAKTKPIQVGRVFVDGNSVGDVGDIVIRDRRHLSEDGMVLAVMAIHQQTGELVAGPDLISRGFMSPEESEEVLEQARKAVLETLNGLNKESRTDPAELQEEVRKTLRRYFRKKLERRPVVLPYIIET